The Lucilia cuprina isolate Lc7/37 chromosome 5, ASM2204524v1, whole genome shotgun sequence genome includes a window with the following:
- the LOC111675866 gene encoding tyramine/octopamine receptor — MPRADQMLLMNSTTATNSSAYFVHTLTSNNATSSVMHYGIGATTASLANTSNSIGIVSVSNVTLDPISLLEGGCIVPSEEWHDSYFGVKLAVPEWEAILTAIILSIIIVLTIIGNILVILSVFTYKPLRIVQNFFIVSLAVADLTVALLVLPFNVAYSILGRWEFGIYLCKMWLTCDVMCCTSSILNLCAIALDRYWAITDPINYAQKRTVGRVLLLIAGVWILSLLISSPPLVGWNDWPEEFTSATPCELNSDPGYVIYSSLGSFFIPLIIMATVYIEIFIATRRRLRERAQAAKINTIATRSASADVATTALNSNGESSRTGAVFTLCYSVLCCCRNSSHFSSTPMIQNDQESISSETHVNNENSRAQMSEHRVVVVTQRKKTRRAKIKDSIKHGKSKARNQLSKSTELNPTNVKDICGSGAESRLLSPQTKNVDIENPEISTESGSDPKGCMQVCGGGGPTNEISAGDNDEENMSLKITPPQSSIGAASSQAAPLQKKPGGVYQFIEEKQKISLSKERRAARTLGIIMGVFVICWLPFFLMYVILPFCSTCCPTTKFKNFITWLGYINSVLNPIIYTIFNLDYRRAFKRLLGLN, encoded by the coding sequence ATGCCACGTGCAGATCAGATGCTGTTAATGAACTCAACCACAGCCACAAACTCATCAGCATATTTTGTACACACACTGACCAGCAACAATGCCACCTCTTCCGTCATGCACTACGGCATTGGAGCAACAACGGCATCTTTAGCGAATACAAGCAACAGTATTGGCATTGTCAGTGTTAGTAATGTAACTCTTGATCCGATATCCTTACTAGAAGGCGGTTGTATTGTGCCAAGCGAAGAATGGCATGACAGTTATTTTGGAGTGAAACTTGCTGTACCCGAGTGGGAAGCCATTCTAACTGCTATCATATTATCTATTATAATTGTTCTGACAATTATTGGCAACATATTGGTGATACTAAGTGTGTTTACCTACAAACCACTACGCATTGTTCAGAATTTCTTTATTGTTTCTCTGGCAGTGGCAGATTTGACAGTCGCTTTGCTTGTGCTACCATTCAATGTAGCCTACTCGATATTAGGACGCTGGGAATTTGGAATTTACCTGTGCAAAATGTGGCTAACATGCGATGTTATGTGTTGTACATCttccattttaaatttatgcgcCATTGCATTGGATCGCTATTGGGCCATAACAGATCCGATTAATTATGCTCAAAAACGAACTGTTGGTAGAGTCCTTTTGTTAATTGCCGGCGTATGGATATTATCGTTGCTCATCAGTTCTCCGCCTCTGGTGGGGTGGAATGATTGGCCGGAGGAGTTTACTAGTGCAACACCGTGTGAACTCAACTCAGACCCGGGTTATGTGATATATTCCTCACTGGGTTCATTCTTCATTCCCTTAATTATTATGGCAACAGTGTATATTGAAATATTCATTGCAACCAGACGTCGTCTGCGCGAACGTGCCCAAGCGGCCAAAATAAATACTATTGCGACACGTTCAGCTAGTGCAGACGTAGCCACTACAGCATTAAATTCCAATGGTGAAAGTTCTAGAACTGGAGCTGTTTTTACACTATGCTATAGTGTTCTCTGCTGCTGCCGAAACTCCTCTCACTTTTCGTCCACGCCAATGATACAAAACGACCAGGAGTCGATTAGTAGTGAAACTCACGTCAACAACGAAAATTCACGCGCTCAAATGTCCGAGCATAGAGTTGTAGTCGTAACACAACGAAAAAAGACACGACGAGCTAAAATCAAAGATTCCATAAAGCATGGAAAGTCCAAAGCACGAAATCAACTGAGTAAAAGCACTGAACTTAATCCCACTAATGTTAAAGATATTTGCGGCAGTGGTGCTGAAAGCCGACTTTTATCGCCTCAAACAAAAAATGTAGATATAGAAAATCCTGAAATTTCCACCGAGAGTGGCAGTGATCCTAAAGGCTGCATGCAAGTATGTGGGGGTGGTGGACCCACCAATGAAATATCGGCTGGTGATAACGATGAAGAGAATATGTCACTAAAAATTACTCCACCGCAGTCATCAATTGGAGCTGCTTCATCGCAAGCTGCTCCGCTGCAGAAAAAACCAGGTGGTGTTTATCAATTCATagaagaaaagcaaaaaatttcacTCTCCAAGGAGCGAAGAGCTGCCCGAACATTAGGCATCATAATGGGGGTATTTGTCATATGTTGGCTGCCATTTTTTCTAATGTACGTCATACTACCATTTTGCTCGACCTGTTGTCCaacaactaaatttaaaaactttataacttgGTTGGGCTATATTAACTCTGTATTAAATCCAATTATCTATACAATATTTAATCTTGATTATAGACGAGCGTTCAAAAGACTTCTTGGTTTAAACTAA